A genomic window from Streptomyces sp. MST-110588 includes:
- a CDS encoding DUF4442 domain-containing protein, whose protein sequence is MSSETMPSIGEMMAATVPMVRTLNLEFVETTTERAVVRLPDQADFHNHVGGPHAGAMFTLAESASGAIVLAAFGDQLSRAVPLAVGAEIGYKKLAMGPVTATAELGRPAAEIVAELDAGERPEFPVKVAITREDGAVTGEMTIVWTLRPNQK, encoded by the coding sequence ATGTCCTCCGAGACCATGCCGTCGATCGGCGAGATGATGGCGGCCACCGTGCCGATGGTTCGTACCCTCAACCTGGAGTTCGTCGAGACCACCACCGAGCGTGCCGTGGTCCGGCTCCCGGATCAGGCCGACTTCCACAACCACGTGGGCGGGCCGCACGCCGGGGCGATGTTCACACTTGCGGAGTCGGCGAGCGGCGCGATCGTCCTGGCCGCCTTCGGTGACCAGCTCTCGCGCGCGGTTCCGCTGGCCGTAGGAGCCGAGATCGGCTACAAGAAGCTGGCCATGGGGCCGGTCACCGCCACCGCGGAACTCGGCAGGCCGGCGGCCGAGATCGTCGCCGAGCTCGACGCGGGGGAGCGCCCCGAATTCCCGGTGAAGGTCGCCATCACGCGCGAGGACGGCGCGGTGACGGGTGAGATGACGATCGTGTGGACGCTGCGGCCCAACCAGAAGTGA